A genomic window from Anaeromusa acidaminophila DSM 3853 includes:
- a CDS encoding ChbG/HpnK family deacetylase has translation MRKLIVNADDFGRHALINDAVIQGHVDGCITSATLMPSAAAFDDAVTKAAAHPSLGVGVHLTLIGEKPLLPPEQIPSLVDENGQLAEKYPQFMARFFKGAVSLKEVRAELAAQIQKVIASGLRVTHIDSHQHLHVLPGIIDIALELAAAHKINAVRIPAVPLGFTGGYSCTPGQFVGRSGLIFLAALARRKARQHGFRTPDHFYGIVAGGGLREASLLEILQKLPAGSTEIMIHPGTDNQALATACGWAHQFEEELQTVLSSQAKSLLKERSITLASFRDIP, from the coding sequence ATGCGAAAACTCATTGTCAATGCCGATGATTTCGGCCGCCATGCTTTAATAAACGATGCTGTCATCCAAGGCCATGTAGACGGCTGCATCACCAGCGCCACCTTGATGCCCAGCGCCGCCGCTTTTGACGACGCCGTAACCAAGGCAGCCGCCCATCCTTCGTTAGGAGTAGGGGTGCATTTGACGCTCATTGGCGAGAAGCCCTTGCTGCCGCCGGAGCAAATTCCCAGCTTAGTCGATGAAAACGGCCAGCTTGCTGAAAAATACCCGCAGTTTATGGCTCGTTTTTTCAAAGGCGCTGTTTCTTTAAAAGAAGTGCGCGCCGAACTGGCCGCGCAAATTCAAAAAGTTATCGCCAGCGGCCTGCGCGTCACCCACATTGACAGTCATCAGCATCTTCATGTCCTGCCCGGGATTATCGACATCGCCTTAGAACTGGCCGCCGCCCACAAAATCAACGCCGTACGCATTCCTGCCGTACCGCTCGGCTTTACCGGAGGCTACTCCTGCACGCCTGGACAGTTCGTCGGCCGTTCCGGCCTTATCTTTCTGGCCGCCTTAGCCCGCCGCAAGGCGCGACAGCACGGCTTTCGGACGCCGGACCATTTCTACGGCATTGTCGCCGGCGGCGGTCTGCGCGAAGCAAGTTTATTAGAAATCCTGCAAAAGCTGCCCGCCGGTTCTACAGAAATCATGATTCATCCCGGCACTGATAATCAAGCTTTAGCTACCGCCTGCGGCTGGGCGCACCAGTTTGAAGAAGAACTACAAACCGTCCTAAGCAGCCAAGCGAAATCGCTGCTCAAAGAGCGCTCAATTACCCTGGCTTCTTTCCGGGATATTCCGTAA
- a CDS encoding GtrA family protein: MKLCKISQTSSYIVFGLLTTLVNFIVYLFFTKTIPLDYKIAASLAWILAVLFAFITNKFYVFQSRKTDIALLFREFSSFLFFRTLSYFADILSMIIMVEGLLIPDAAAKLAASVIVAILNYFASKHVVFRLGNR, from the coding sequence TTGAAGCTATGCAAGATAAGCCAAACTAGCTCCTATATTGTTTTTGGCCTGCTGACCACACTGGTTAATTTTATTGTTTACCTGTTTTTCACCAAAACCATTCCTTTGGACTACAAAATCGCAGCCTCTTTGGCTTGGATTCTGGCAGTCCTTTTCGCCTTTATTACCAATAAATTCTATGTCTTTCAAAGCCGAAAAACCGATATCGCCCTTCTCTTTAGAGAATTTTCCAGCTTTCTCTTTTTCCGAACCCTTTCGTATTTTGCCGATATTCTTTCCATGATTATCATGGTTGAAGGGCTGCTCATCCCGGATGCTGCAGCGAAATTGGCCGCAAGCGTAATTGTGGCGATTCTTAACTATTTTGCCAGCAAGCACGTGGTTTTTCGTCTAGGGAACCGATGA
- a CDS encoding glycosyltransferase family 2 protein — translation MDKITLLIPCYNEQEVLEQLWLRLNTILGEISAVSFEILFVNDGSTDTTLHVIKKLAAQHPQISYLDLSRNFGKELAMIAGLDYADSDAVIIMDADLQHPPELIPEMIAYWKEGYDDVCAKRRQRNGESFIRRCAANTFYSLLQKISTIKIQEHVGDFRLLDRRCVEAIKLMRETQRYTKGIFSWIGYRKKEILFDSALRAAGATKWSWLKLINLAIEGITSFTTFPLRLSSIAGLVISLISFAYMGWIIFNTLMFGDPVQGFPTLVSIILFLGGIQLIFLGVIGEYLARVFNETKRRPLYLVNEYNGKKSLYRRDRLHFEDQGEN, via the coding sequence TTGGATAAAATTACGCTCCTCATCCCCTGCTATAATGAGCAAGAAGTTTTAGAGCAGCTTTGGCTGCGTTTAAACACCATTCTCGGTGAAATATCCGCCGTCTCTTTTGAAATTCTTTTCGTCAACGACGGCAGCACCGATACTACGCTGCACGTTATTAAGAAGCTCGCAGCTCAGCATCCGCAAATTTCTTATTTAGATTTGTCCCGTAACTTCGGCAAAGAGCTGGCTATGATTGCTGGTCTTGATTACGCCGACAGCGATGCCGTTATTATTATGGATGCTGACCTACAACATCCTCCGGAACTCATTCCTGAAATGATTGCCTACTGGAAAGAAGGCTATGATGACGTCTGTGCTAAACGACGCCAGCGCAACGGCGAATCTTTTATCCGCCGTTGCGCAGCCAACACCTTTTACAGCTTGCTGCAAAAAATATCCACCATCAAGATCCAAGAGCATGTGGGCGATTTCCGGTTACTGGACCGCCGTTGTGTAGAAGCAATCAAATTGATGCGCGAAACCCAGCGCTATACCAAAGGTATTTTCAGCTGGATCGGCTACCGCAAAAAAGAAATTCTTTTCGACTCTGCGCTGCGCGCTGCAGGCGCCACTAAGTGGAGCTGGTTAAAACTGATCAATCTGGCAATAGAAGGCATTACCTCTTTCACCACCTTTCCCCTGCGCCTTTCTTCCATTGCCGGCCTGGTCATTTCTCTCATCTCTTTTGCTTATATGGGCTGGATCATCTTCAACACCCTGATGTTTGGCGACCCTGTGCAAGGTTTCCCCACGCTGGTATCGATCATCTTATTCTTAGGCGGCATCCAACTTATTTTTCTGGGAGTCATCGGCGAATATCTGGCGCGGGTGTTTAACGAAACCAAACGACGTCCCTTATATCTTGTAAACGAGTATAACGGCAAAAAAAGTCTCTACCGCCGTGACCGCCTGCATTTTGAAGACCAGGGAGAGAATTGA
- a CDS encoding GGDEF domain-containing protein, which yields MAGLGRKNEVYFVGLCMLVAGIAYLDYLTIHEIDLSIFYLLPVGLASWQMGLVWGRSAALLAVASWGLADWLDDYVYKLPWGVYWASLNHAVFFWATAEVTARLRLAYQMIEKSAFYDALTGLYNRRAFFTMAEKELQRSRRYGHPLTVCYIDVDHFKQVNDTRGHEAGDQLLREIAAALTDLVRQSDLVSRLGGDEFALLLPETDTVAQSVLERLRERLQQRMDTAGWPVTFSVGAVTCRQSPQSIDDLVQYADALMYQVKHQGKNQLRYEVWQEENK from the coding sequence ATGGCTGGTTTGGGCAGGAAAAACGAAGTCTATTTTGTGGGCTTGTGTATGTTGGTTGCAGGTATTGCTTATTTGGATTACTTGACCATTCATGAGATCGATCTGTCTATTTTTTATTTATTGCCTGTAGGTTTGGCCTCGTGGCAGATGGGGCTTGTCTGGGGACGCAGCGCAGCCCTTTTGGCGGTAGCGTCGTGGGGATTGGCGGATTGGCTGGATGACTATGTTTATAAGCTGCCGTGGGGCGTGTATTGGGCTTCGCTGAATCATGCCGTGTTTTTTTGGGCTACGGCGGAAGTAACAGCCCGGTTGCGCTTAGCCTATCAAATGATAGAAAAGTCGGCGTTTTATGATGCATTGACTGGTTTATATAATCGACGAGCGTTTTTCACTATGGCGGAAAAAGAATTGCAGCGCAGTCGTCGCTATGGTCACCCTTTAACGGTGTGTTATATTGACGTGGATCATTTCAAGCAAGTCAACGATACGAGAGGCCATGAAGCGGGTGATCAACTGCTGCGCGAAATTGCTGCAGCGCTTACCGATCTGGTGCGACAAAGTGACCTTGTATCCAGGCTGGGAGGAGACGAGTTTGCGTTGCTTTTGCCGGAAACCGATACTGTAGCGCAAAGCGTATTGGAACGCCTGCGCGAACGGTTGCAACAGCGCATGGATACAGCTGGCTGGCCGGTGACCTTCAGTGTGGGCGCCGTTACTTGTCGGCAGTCGCCGCAATCTATTGATGATCTGGTGCAGTATGCCGATGCATTGATGTATCAAGTGAAGCATCAGGGGAAAAACCAACTGCGCTATGAAGTGTGGCAGGAGGAGAATAAATAG
- a CDS encoding SH3 domain-containing protein, producing the protein MKHWTLMILLILCLAVIGGQPRTVHAAAAGIVSVDQVNLRTAPNLESAVIGVLVKKDVVQYLYNRNPCQVNGYVRVLVVRAADKSLEGMEGWVVEKYLYCPQAD; encoded by the coding sequence ATGAAACATTGGACGCTGATGATCCTGTTGATCCTGTGCTTAGCGGTCATAGGAGGGCAGCCAAGGACGGTGCACGCGGCTGCAGCAGGTATTGTTTCGGTAGACCAGGTGAATTTACGCACGGCGCCAAACTTGGAGAGTGCCGTGATTGGCGTTTTGGTGAAAAAAGACGTTGTGCAGTATCTGTATAATCGCAACCCCTGTCAGGTGAATGGGTATGTCCGGGTGTTGGTCGTGCGGGCTGCAGACAAGAGCCTGGAAGGGATGGAAGGATGGGTTGTCGAGAAGTATTTGTATTGTCCCCAGGCGGATTGA